The genomic DNA AGCCCATTTAGGAGTGATTACTTCTATGTCTTGCTTTACACTTAAAAGGGTATAAATTTTTAGAATGACACTTACCATTATGTTGCCTTTTCTGTAGTCATTTCTGAAACTACATGTCAGCTGTAGAAATCATTGTTCTGTTTTTATTCCTGTGAACTTAACATGAATTTCTTTTGACCCAGCCCTGTTAAAGAGAACCCTTTAGAAAAATGTTCATAACCCATAAGCATGTGTCAGTTCCTAATGTTTTTCCCTTGTTTTAAAATTCCAGGAATTGAAGCCATTTTTTATGAAGGAAGTTGGCAGTCACTTTGATGATTTTGTGACCAATCTCATTGAAAAATCGGCATCATTAGACAATGGTGGGTGTGCTGTCACGACCTTTTCTGTTTTTGAAGGAGAGAACAACCATAGAACCCCGTAAGTATTAGTTTGTTCTAATGCAAACTAATCCCTGTACCCTAGCATAGCTCAGGGATTAGACTGCGGTTGAGATGCCTGGGTCCGCACCCTACCTAGCATTAGTTTTCATTACTGTTTTAGATCATTTAACCACTTGCAGTATGGGTTTCTTCATTGTAATACGTGGATTCTAACAAGCATGCATATTTTATTTAAGACGGTGCTGGTTAATACAGTAATACAGCCACACTTGCTGGGGGCTCTACGTTTCAACTAAACAGTGACCCTGTGAGGTAGATTGGTAACTACCAgcatgttacagataaggaaactgaagcacagagcagTTAGATTTTGTCCCAGATTACACAgtggggatttgaacccagagtcTGGCTCCAGGGTCCATGCTCTTTACCACATCGTGATATTGCCTCTCCATTGGATTCTATACAACACTCGTAATAAAGTACAGTGCATTTAGTATATGTTCTTTGAATTGGTCAGTCATTCAGAGCAATAGAGTGGAGGCTACCAAAGGCCAGTATGTGCTCATTTGCCAATTCTGTGCTTGCTTCTGTTTATGCCTTTGCCGTCTGTCAGTCTCCTGTTCTGAAGGACAGTTTTGACCTTTATTTAATAGTTAACAGAAGTGCTAATGGTAGTGCGGAAAgccccaaaataaataataatgcaaGATATTAAACTGTgaggtttaaaaacaaaaaagaaaaaaagccagttAGACAGAATTTGTCAATCACCCTGTTGCTACTTTAATTCTAAACCTGTACTCtgagtgaaaaagaaaatgaacaattgcttgtcttatttttatagaataaacttaatttgcaaaaaataaaaaaagtgagGTTTTAGTACCTGGAGGCAATCTTTAAGATCAGGGAGCTGCTGGGATTGTTGGAAATCCTTTGACATTTGGGAGGGTATCATAAACATGGTGCAGTTTTGGAGGGCTGACCAATAACAGCCTGTGAACTGGCCTGCAGGTTTGACTGGAGGCCTGTCCGTGACCTTGGGGATGTTTACAAGAAGGAAGAGTGGTTGTCGGCATGTGAGGCCAGAAGTGCATGTCCATAGGGGCTGGGCTGTGGAGCCCCTTTGAGTGCTGTTCTCGTTTGGTGTGCCTAAATGACATTCTTTCTAACCGGATACGCACTAGTCCTTGCCTCATTGCCTAGTTtaggagtaaatgaaataaacaaatgaaacccaTAACACCATCCCTGGGTAATCATGAGAAAGTAGTTAGAGAATGTTAAAATACTGTAATTGGTAATATTCTTCCTCTTATTCATAGGTTTAGATTTCTTATAGCACTAGAAATATTTACATCTTGGTTTACTTGTTTGCTCTTACCAGAGATCTGAGAGCACCTCCAGAACATGGAAAGATTTTTATTACAAGGCGATCTCTCTTAGAGTGAGTATGTTTAGTTGCTTATATTATTagtttgagttttaaaaaatcgGAGTAGTCTGCTTGTTAGTCATTGTTTAATCAGTGAATGTTTAATAAGTTTGTTCCGTATCCCTGTAAATTTCTCATTTTGATACTTTTTCGTACTCTTGCTCTCTTGCTCCTTCTTTCTGATCTTTGGGTTCTTTATCTCATTTCAAAGAAAGAGTTAGAGATCAGAGTAGTTATCTGGCCTCTGATAAATTCCTTGATGTTGTCCTGCAGAAAATTGGGTACCCCAAGAGCTAGAAGGAAGTTTTCTCATTAGGTAAAACTATGGAGAGAGTGTTGGTTGTGGCCTTCTTGATATGTAAATTTTCTCGTCTCTTCTCTGGCTAGCCAGATTAGAGATTTGATAgttttctcagattcacttgttttagAATGCTGGTTGTATGGATTTTATGGGGAAAAGAAATTAGGCAATGTAAACTAATTGTGGTGACCTCATTTGTGAACTGAAAGTTAAAGGTGCACTTTGTGTAGGCATTTCTTTTGTAATGCTCTCTGAGTagggcatttatttatttactcatccatttattcattataATACTGCTATGATTTAACCTATATTAACATAGGTCTGAAATAGGTGGGCTGGTGAAAAATTATCTGAGTGTCTTAACAGCTTTTAAAATGCATCTTGAGGTTTACCAAAATCCACTTTCTACCCACCAAAAGTGATGTGTTTTATTTAACTTTGATGAGAAGGCCAAAGCTTTCTGAACATGTAATGTAGAATCCATTTCAGTGCTTTGCCACACTGTTGTCTGAAGAGATTTGGCTTTTAAAATACTTATCTAGGGTGAAATACAGGCCTTTcacataaaagagaaaataaaacaattattagGAACAGGAAATAAAACACATTCTATGTGTGGGATTTTATTAGAATTTGAAGATCCTTAATCTGGAGATTTAATAGTATTTTAGATTCCTAAAAATGTTACTTAGATGAGCATACATCTTTACAAAAACAGAGCAAAAAAACTTGTTTCagtcaaaaataaaaacttgactGAGAAAAAGTCATCTAGAAAGTCATTGCTGTGCTTTATAAGAAAATTAGTCCAGTTAAATAAACAAGGTCAATgaggatagaaaataaaaagcatttgtaAATGGTtaagtttttaaatatgtaagaCGTACTTGGTTAtcatcatcatagaaatgcataCATGGGAATCTTAATCTTGGAAATAGATAGATAGTACCTAATACATATTAGTTAAGCATAGGGGGTGGAGTATAAGAATTGgatctttaaaataaactttttaccCGGTTTAATATTCCATGGTCACTGTTTTAGAGAGTGGATTAAAGCATCTTCTGAACTGCTTCAAAGTAAAGTTTTTAATAtatgatgttttaaaattaaatacagattattgtatttgtttgaatTACAGTGAGCTGTTTGAGGTGGACCACATCAGGACAATATATCACATGTTTATTGCCCTCCTCATTCTCTTTATCCTCAGCACACTTGTAGTAGATTACATTGATGAAGgaaggtaagacaagaaaagggagTTAGACTAGTTAATGCATGGGGTGTTGGGAGTTTTCACTATATTTGCATTTTGGTAAAGGATGATTTGGTTAAATATGCCCCAGAAAATCTCAAAGCAGCTCATGTGAGGGTTAGACTTCTCTCCTGAAAAGTATTAATTAAGCAGAATATTGAATGTTTcattatatttacttttaaaatgatcTGTCATTAGTAGTTTGTAAGTAATATACCTAAATGGGagaattttgtatatatatatgatttattgATATTTCTActacatgtttttaagggttattAATAAGTAGCTTATTGGAATTTAATGTTTAAGAAAGCATCTctttttaatacaaaaattaaattgtaACTTTAAAAGTGACTATGGTAATTATACGTTGAATTATTAGAATTAAATTTTGAGGTAATGGTATAAtatattaatagatttttttaaatcaagtctATTTCCTTCTGAGAAATCATCTTTTGTGCATAATAGTGGTTGCTATCtgaatgcttttaaatatttactgctGTAGAATATTTGAGTTTTATTTACTGAGAATCTAATCTTtgagaagttttaaaaaagtcTTACTATTTTAGGTTATCTTGGGTACCTTATGTCCAAAGACCGGATGTTAGGACTTCTAGAAAATTTGTTGTTGAGATATACTGTGAAGGCTTGGAAGCAGTTCTCTGTCTAGCATAACTGTTACATTCATTACTTCAGTGTATGAATGTTGTGTTTACTAAGGTAGAGAGTTTTGGGTCTGACGATTTTGAATTCTGTCAATCAGTGCATATTAAAAATTTACTCCTGtgttttttctctgtgcttttctcCTCAGGCTGGTCCTTGAGTTCAGTCTCATATCTTATGCTTTTGGCAAACTTCCTGTTGCTATGTGGACATGGTGGGCCATGTTCTTATGTACACTTTCAATTCCCTACTTTATCTTTCAACATTGGGCCAGAGGCTACAGCAAGAGTACTCATCCAGTGATCTATTCTCTCTTCCACTGCTTGCTTTTTATGGTCTTCCAGATTGGAGTTCTAGGTTTTGGACCAACATACGTTGTATTAGCGTATACACTGCCACCAGCTTCCCGGTTCATTGTTATACTGGAACAGGTAAGGTTTTGAGTGTTGTGCAATACAATGCTATGCTTAGtttagtaataataacaataaaagacTGCTAAATCtgttaatttttaattgtattagtTGGATAAAATTAACGTGTTAAACTAGATAATCTTACCTCTTGAAATTTGTTCTGGTGTCGGCATTCTCTGATTCTTGATAATTGAAATAAATTATATTGAACTGTTGTAGATGAATTCAAACGTTGTTATTGCTTTTTGAAGAAGTCATATATAAATTCTAAAACATTTCTAttacaaaataattcaaaacGCCACTTTTGAAGTTCAGATTCATTATTTTGCCATGTAACCAGCCCCATCTAAATAAGGGATTTATTTGGTTTGTACACCCTTCAGACATTTCTGACTTTTACTGGCTGTCGGTAATGCTGTTTGATGGTGGAACCATTTCGGGAGTCTTTCTTTAAGTAGgcctttaatttcttaatttgtaGTGTACCTGTAATAGGGCTGTAGGGTGCAAAATAATTTGAGGAATAACACATCCTtctttagaatttacttttcatgtgctttattCTGTAAAAGTGAACTTGAGTTGGTATATGCAAAATCAAATTCTTTATATGACTATAATCTAGTGCTGTTCTGGGATTGCTGGTAGGAGACAACACATAGGCATGATACAAAattcatctttttttcccccctccttttGTAGATTCGTTTGATAATGAAGGCCCATTCATTTGTCAGAGAGAATGTGCCTCGGGTACTAAAATCAGCTAATGAGAAATCAAGTATGTAATTCCATTAGGTCAAAGGATTATTCATAGGGTTTTTCAACCTTTGGTGTTCACTGGGATGGCATATTACATTCTGTAGACattatgtttaattttaaataaataggatCAATATTGATTTGGAAGATTATCTCCCTAATTCCTGGGTGTTCCTATTCTGCCACTGTACCTGCAATTTAAAAACACTGATCATTAAGCACTGTAATTTTGCATTACTTTTATTGAATATTCATAGACTCATTACATCCATATGTACTGACTCTTTTGAATTGCTACTTCAAGCTTTAGGAGTTATGTCTAAAGTCATAGGAATAAAAATTAGAGGGATTGGTGGCATTCAGTTATGGTAAGAATAAGAGGTCATCATTTTGGGAGAGCAGGAGGAAACAACGGGAGCTAAGAGGTAGATTGATTCTTCCCTGTTCTGTGCTTCCTTATATTCCCTATTAGTTTTGCTGAGAGCAGTTGAAGAGTCTCTGACCTAAGCGAAGTTTTCCTTTCCTAGGCACTGCCCCAGTACCCACCGTCAACCAGTACCTGTACTTCCTGTTTGCACCTACCCTCATTTACCGGGACCACTATCCCAGGTAACGGCACTGCACAAGAGAAACGTGCTGAGCACCCGAAGTGTGACGTGAGGTGGGGTAGGTGGGCAGGGACCAGTGCATGCGGGGCTACagagaatagaaaataaattttaattttctccctGGCATGGGAAGCCCAAGCTGCTGATTCTAGCAATCCAGCTTGATTGCCATAATTCTTCAATTGTATTTCATACCCCAAAGTGATGTTCTATCTGGGAAGATATTGTGAGAATCTTTGTTAAAGGTcagttcttcattttatttagaaaacttGCTTTGTTCCTCCTTTTCAGGACTCCCACTGTAAGGTGGGGTTATGTTGCTATGCAGTTTGCAcaggtaagtttttttttttgaactaatTTGTTGATTGGAAGATGGGGATTGTTATCTATAataatttaatctttttaaagtgAGGGTAAACTCACATCTACTGGAGCTCTAGAACTCTCTCAGAAGCCTTTTAAACTATTCTCAGTACAGTGAATGGTGTTTGTTTTGCCAACATCAAGAGTAATTTTCTCCAGTAAAagactttattttaattaaagtaattCCATTTGGTTGCTTCAGTAAGAATCTACATGACTTTCTCCCTCCACTCCTGGTTTCTTATTTTGGGGCATACATGTCTGTGAGGGAGATCTGACACTGTGCCCATGCCTCTCCCAGTCCCTTAATCAGAATAAAAAAATCCCAGAAGATCCCATTTAAAATTCCTGTCTCAATCAAATACCCATTTATGAAGTAATTTCTTCTGTTAAGAATTTCATGTAGCAAGAAAAAGGGGTTCTAAgagtgttcttttaaaaatgccatttggTAAAGAATTGGTAAGAGGTATGGTAGAAATGAAGCTTGAGTAATATCTCTGCAGGCTTAGAATTTGACAATCTTATATACAGTGTAAAATGGAATATATAGGTAATTTGTATGTAGCTTcctttgaaggaaaaaataactATCTTCCCTTATTACCAAGCTGTCATATTATAATTATATGTTTGTTATGTTTCAGGTTTTTGGTTGCCTTTTTTATGTGTACTACATCTTTGAAAGGCTCTGTGCCCCCTTGTTTCGTAATATCAAACAGGAGCCCTTCAGCGCCCGTGTTCTGGTCCTGTGTGTATTTAACTCCATCTTGCCAGGTAACATGGGTACTGGTTAATTTGGCCATTCATAAAGTTGCAAGGAAAATAGAATGTCATTCCATCTGAGCACCTTTGATTTACTCATGCGTGTACATCCATGCTCATTTTGACTTTTTTTCCATCTATCTTATAAATGAAGCGTACTTCCAGGCTTAGGCCAGTTTATTTGCCTTTCACTCAAGTTTGCTTTCTGGGACTCCAGATGGTGTATATTTATGCTTATCTTTGTATCCACTATTTAGTTCACTGTTCTCTTGAGCCTAGTCCAACCAGGCCACTGAAATGGGCTTTATTAAAATCATTAGTCATCTCCTGATTTTAAATCCAGGAAATAGTTTAGACCTTAGTTTGATCTCCGCAACGCAGAGGTTGCCGTTGACcacattttgaaatctcttttgtcACTCTTTTTCTCCCATCTTGCTGACTGTACCTCAAGTTCCTAGCTTAATTCattctagttatttttttctagagAGATGAACAGCTACTATGTGGCAGGTGCTGAGGAcatagcagtgaacaagacatACATACTCTGTACTCTCTAGAAGCTTGCAGCTGTATTAAGTTGAtagttttctttactttttttactCATTAAGCGTTGGTAAAGTTTCCTATCAGATacctcctctcttcccttccccctctcccagACTTTTAGTAACCTTCCCTGATTGCTCTCCAAGATTTACTTAAATTCTTCTATCTGTCCCTTTGATGGGGTATGTGTTAGATATTTGTGTATCTTCCACACTACACTGCAAATTTGTTGAGATCAAGGATTGTGTCTTATAGCTAGTTAGCTAATCACGGTCACTCCCATAATTATCTaatacatagtaagtgctccatATTTTTTTGAATAAACAAGTGAATGAAAGAGGTGGGCAATATAGTGCAGTGTTTACACATTAAATAGGATAGACAAAAGTACTAATAACTTTCTGTCATATTAGAGATGACATTTAATATTGGGTATTAAAAATAGGCATTTGCCTGGCAGAGAAGCAGTGGAAAGGTGCTTTCAGGTAGTAGGGTGGAAGTAAAGCACAGAGTGTTAAGTTTAGAATGGAGGAAGTCCAGCTATGGATGATGTTTACACTGAAAGTAAATGGAGTGAGAGAGAATTTAACCTCGttgctattgacattttgggctgggTAATCATTTGTCTTGTGCATCCTGGCCTCTAACAATGAGATACCAGCAGCACAACCCCCATTCTTGAGTTAGGACAACTAGAAAAGTCTCCCTGATTGCTGCATGTCCCCTGGGGGCAGACTCCCAGTGTTAAATAATTGGTTTAGAGGAATCCATGAgggccagatttttttttaattgaaatatagttgacatagaatattatattaattttaggtgcacaacatagtggttcaacaattacattatgaaatgtttaccatgataagtatagttaccatctgtcgcCATAAAAAGTTATTGCGAtgctattgactatatttcctgtgGTATACTTTCGAACCCTTGgactttataactggaagtttgtactccattatccccttcacctatcccTGCATTGTCCTCCCCTTTTGCTCTCCCCAACCTATATTTATAAACCTGCTTCCGTATTTTTGTTAGTTTGGTTTTTGTTAGTTTGTTAGTTTCATTAGTTTCCAGATAAAAGTGAAATCTTAATGGTATTTTTGTTTATCTCGGACTGACTTTACTTACAAAGCATGATAtattctaggtccatccatgttgtcacaaatggcaagatttcattctcttaaaataaattttttttttattaaggtatcattgatatataatcttatgaaggtttcacatgagcaacattgtggtctaCATTAACCCACATTAACAAGTCCaccccaacaccccattgcagtgtctgtccatcagcataggaagatgctagagtcacttcttatcttctctgtgctatactgccttccccatgccccctctacattatgtgtgttaatcataatgccctttaatccccttccttctccttcctaaCCACCCCtcaacctcttccctttggtaacaactagtctgtaagtctgctgctgttttgttccatcagttttgctttgttatacttcacatgagtgaactcatttggtacttgtctttctccaccagtcttatttcactgagcataataccctctaactccatccttgctgttgcaaatggtaggatttgttttcttcttatggctgaataatattccatggtatgtatgtatcacaacttctttatccattcagctactgatggacaccggttgcttccatgtcttggctattgtaaatagcactgcgataaacataggggtggatatgtctttttgaatctgggatcttgttttgctcaggtaaattcctaggagtggaattcctggctcaaatggtatttctatcatTGGTTTTTTTAGAagcttccatattgctttccacagtggttgaactaatttacattcccaccaacagtgtaggagagttctcctttttccacatcctcgccagcattttttgttccttgTCCTTTGGATGTTGCATCCTAActattgtgaggtgatatctcattgtggttttaatttgcattttttccatgatgattagtgacgtggagcatcttttcatgtgcttgttggccatctgaatttcttctttggagaactgtctgttcagatcctctgcccactttttaatcagattatttgctttttaggtgttgaggtgtgtgaattctttatatatttttatatatgttaaccccttatcagatgtcatttatgaatatattctcccatactgtaggttgcctttttgttctgctgatggtgtcctttgctgtacagaagaagctttttagtttgatatagtcccatttgttcatttttgcttttgtttcccttgactgaggagatatgttcatgaaaaagttgctcatgtttatactcaagggatttttgcctgtgttttcttccaagagttttatggtttcatgccttgcattcaggtctttgatccatttcgactttacttttatgtatggagttagacaatgatccagtttcactctctcacatgtagctgttcagttttgccaacaccagctgttgaagaggctgtcgtttccccattgtatgtccatggctcctttattgtatattaattgaccatatatgcttgggtttgtatctgggctccctattccgttccattgatctatgggtctgttcttgtgccagtaccaaattgtcttgattttactgtggctttgtagtagagcttgaaatcggagagtgtaatccccctgcttttattcttccttctcaggattgctttggctcttcagggtcttttgtggtttcatttgaattttagaactattagttatcattgaagaatgccatcagtattttgatagggattgcattgaatctgtatattgctttaggcaggatggccattttaacaatatttattcttcctatccatgagcatgggatgtatttctatttattaatgtcttctttaatttttctcatgattgtcttacagttttcagggtataggtctttcacctctttggttaagtttat from Manis pentadactyla isolate mManPen7 chromosome 9, mManPen7.hap1, whole genome shotgun sequence includes the following:
- the SOAT1 gene encoding sterol O-acyltransferase 1 isoform X1, with the protein product MVGEEKMSVRKRLSKPSENLEEEEGQGTPPAKESLETPSNGRINMKQLIAKKMQLTAEAEELKPFFMKEVGSHFDDFVTNLIEKSASLDNGGCAVTTFSVFEGENNHRTPDLRAPPEHGKIFITRRSLLDELFEVDHIRTIYHMFIALLILFILSTLVVDYIDEGRLVLEFSLISYAFGKLPVAMWTWWAMFLCTLSIPYFIFQHWARGYSKSTHPVIYSLFHCLLFMVFQIGVLGFGPTYVVLAYTLPPASRFIVILEQIRLIMKAHSFVRENVPRVLKSANEKSSTAPVPTVNQYLYFLFAPTLIYRDHYPRTPTVRWGYVAMQFAQVFGCLFYVYYIFERLCAPLFRNIKQEPFSARVLVLCVFNSILPGVLILFLIFFAVLHCWLNAFAEMLRFGDRMFYKDWWNSTSYSNYYRTWNVVVHDWLYYYAYKDFLWFFTKKFRSAAMLAVFAVSAVVHEYALAVCLNFFYPVLFVLFMFFGMAFNFIVNDSRKRPIWNVLMWTSLFAGNGVILCFYSQEWYARQHCPLKNPTFLDYIRPRSWTCHYVF
- the SOAT1 gene encoding sterol O-acyltransferase 1 isoform X2 translates to MVGEEKMSVRKRLSKPSENLEEEEGQGTPPAKESLETPSNGRINMKQLIAKKMQLTAEAEELKPFFMKEVGSHFDDFVTNLIEKSASLDNGGCAVTTFSVFEGENNHRTPDLRAPPEHGKIFITRRSLLDELFEVDHIRTIYHMFIALLILFILSTLVVDYIDEGRLVLEFSLISYAFGKLPVAMWTWWAMFLCTLSIPYFIFQHWARGYSKSTHPVIYSLFHCLLFMVFQIGVLGFGPTYVVLAYTLPPASRFIVILEQIRLIMKAHSFVRENVPRVLKSANEKSSTAPVPTVNQYLYFLFAPTLIYRDHYPRTPTVRWGYVAMQFAQVFGCLFYVYYIFERLCAPLFRNIKQEPFSARVLVLCVFNSILPGVLILFLIFFAVLHCWLNAFAEMLRFGDRMFYKDWWNSTSYSNYYRTWNVVVHDWLYYYAYKDFLWFFTKKFRSAAMLAVFAVSAVVHEYALAVCLNFFYPVLFVLFMFFGMAFNFIVNDSRKRPIWNVLMWTSLFAGNGVILCFYSQEWYARQHCPLKNLLLVSSCVLKM